A single window of Xylocopilactobacillus apicola DNA harbors:
- a CDS encoding TetR family transcriptional regulator, whose amino-acid sequence MRFESSKGQSLGVQRTLKAFENAMFTLLSKQKFEKITVSKICEQAMYPRATFYNYFSDKYDLLDYCWNSISQNIHLDQIDPKHIRSSFFEVFDQIYELFFSYQEVLIGIIENNPLNSRLAQNFINHFSNILEKVLSDEIGEQNEMIPVRLLAQQYSNSAVIILSWIFLEGHPTSLEEAHRYLTVLVGNNILPE is encoded by the coding sequence ATGAGATTTGAATCAAGTAAAGGACAGTCTTTAGGAGTTCAAAGAACTCTTAAAGCTTTCGAAAATGCAATGTTTACCCTATTAAGCAAACAAAAATTTGAAAAAATTACGGTTAGTAAAATTTGTGAACAAGCCATGTATCCAAGGGCAACATTTTATAATTATTTCAGCGATAAATACGATCTTTTGGACTATTGTTGGAACTCAATTAGCCAAAATATTCATCTGGATCAAATTGACCCGAAACATATTAGATCCTCATTTTTCGAAGTTTTTGATCAAATTTATGAACTATTTTTTTCCTATCAAGAAGTTTTGATTGGAATTATTGAAAATAATCCATTAAATAGTCGATTAGCACAAAATTTTATTAATCATTTTTCGAATATTTTAGAAAAAGTCCTTAGTGACGAAATTGGAGAACAAAATGAGATGATTCCTGTCAGATTATTAGCGCAACAATACAGCAATTCTGCTGTAATTATTTTGAGCTGGATTTTTCTAGAAGGTCATCCAACGTCACTAGAAGAGGCTCACCGCTATTTAACTGTCTTAGTTGGAAATAATATCTTACCAGAGTAA
- a CDS encoding HAD-IC family P-type ATPase has product MKKKNDGVAAIVAKNIFTYFNAIFLGISILLIIAGSYRNLTFLPIVIANTLIGIYQQLKAKRILDKLSLISEAKYQVLRDGQKEEVLMDQLLRDDVIFLASGQQIPADAEVIEGKISVNEALLTGESDEIEKAHGSNLMSGSFVVAGACRARLTAVGADSYIAKLQAKAKEVKEKPSEMVGDINLIVKVAGIAIIPIGVILFFEGFFLKNQSFDHVIVSMVGALIGMIPEGLYLLVTVALALSAARLAKHQVLLHDMRSTETLARVDVLCVDKTGTITDNKMKVTEIFDPQNSTFDDVKRSKDLLASYVATSTDTNITAQALRQYYPDGKKFEHAKIIPFSSKTKYSEIKTVDAHYFLGAPEFVLGSKQNPEDSTQIEQRAAKGERVLVFARESASQIEPLLFISIANGIRANALETFRYFTEQEVQVKVISGDNPLTVSKIAKMVEIPNADQYVDASTLKTKEELRDAIEKYSVFGRVKPDQKREIIKSIKAGGQRVAMTGDGVNDILAMKEANCSIAIGSGSDAAKQSAQVVLLDSDFSHMKEIISEGRRDINNLTRSATLFLYKNIFSTLLALFSIIGMISYPLQPSQISLISMFNIGIPAFALAFEANNKKQHGRFLKVTLLRSLPAAITSFLAIACLVIFGMVFSIKSTDVSVASTFLLSMAGFMLLYEICKPLNNYRRLVFYGSILGLVLCAYFFHYLFAINSISYQCIMLAAVFAVAQESIMRNLTMFFSRFH; this is encoded by the coding sequence TTATCAGCAGTTAAAGGCGAAAAGAATTCTTGATAAACTTTCACTGATCTCTGAAGCAAAATATCAAGTTTTGCGTGATGGTCAAAAAGAAGAGGTCCTAATGGATCAACTTTTGCGCGATGATGTAATATTCTTAGCTAGCGGACAGCAGATTCCTGCCGATGCCGAGGTAATTGAAGGTAAAATTTCAGTCAATGAGGCTTTACTCACAGGCGAGTCTGACGAAATTGAAAAGGCCCATGGCAGTAATTTAATGTCTGGTAGTTTTGTTGTTGCGGGTGCTTGTCGTGCAAGGTTAACTGCCGTCGGGGCAGACTCTTATATCGCTAAACTTCAAGCTAAAGCAAAAGAAGTTAAAGAAAAGCCATCTGAAATGGTCGGTGATATTAACTTGATCGTTAAAGTTGCTGGAATCGCAATTATTCCAATTGGCGTGATTCTGTTTTTTGAAGGATTTTTCCTTAAAAATCAAAGTTTTGATCACGTAATCGTTTCAATGGTCGGCGCTTTGATTGGAATGATTCCTGAAGGATTATACCTTTTGGTAACTGTTGCTCTTGCGCTATCTGCTGCGAGGCTTGCTAAACATCAAGTTCTTTTACATGATATGCGAAGTACAGAAACGCTTGCTAGAGTGGATGTTTTATGTGTAGATAAAACTGGAACAATTACAGATAATAAAATGAAGGTTACTGAAATTTTTGATCCTCAAAATTCTACTTTTGATGATGTTAAAAGATCAAAGGATTTGTTGGCTTCTTATGTTGCAACTTCAACAGATACAAATATCACTGCGCAAGCTTTAAGACAATATTATCCGGATGGAAAAAAATTCGAACATGCAAAAATTATTCCGTTTTCTTCAAAAACTAAATATTCTGAAATCAAAACCGTTGATGCACATTATTTTTTGGGCGCGCCTGAGTTTGTTCTAGGTTCAAAACAAAATCCAGAAGACTCTACTCAGATTGAACAACGAGCGGCAAAAGGGGAACGGGTTTTAGTATTTGCTAGAGAATCTGCATCTCAAATTGAGCCGTTATTATTTATTAGCATCGCTAATGGAATTCGGGCCAATGCACTAGAAACCTTCCGCTATTTTACCGAACAAGAAGTTCAAGTTAAAGTTATCTCAGGGGATAATCCTTTAACTGTTTCCAAAATTGCCAAAATGGTTGAGATTCCAAATGCTGATCAATATGTGGATGCAAGTACTTTAAAAACAAAAGAAGAATTGCGAGATGCAATTGAGAAATATTCAGTCTTTGGCCGAGTAAAGCCAGATCAAAAACGAGAAATCATTAAGTCGATTAAAGCAGGCGGCCAACGAGTTGCAATGACTGGTGATGGAGTTAATGATATTTTGGCAATGAAAGAGGCAAATTGTTCGATTGCAATTGGTTCAGGGAGTGATGCTGCTAAACAATCGGCTCAAGTAGTCTTGTTGGATTCAGATTTCTCGCATATGAAGGAAATTATTTCTGAGGGTCGGCGAGATATCAATAATTTGACGCGTTCCGCAACACTTTTTCTTTATAAAAATATCTTTTCTACACTTTTAGCATTATTTTCTATTATAGGAATGATTTCTTATCCACTCCAACCTTCACAAATTTCATTAATTTCAATGTTTAACATTGGAATACCTGCTTTTGCTCTTGCTTTTGAAGCTAATAATAAAAAGCAGCATGGTCGGTTTCTTAAGGTTACCTTGCTGAGATCATTACCAGCTGCAATAACTTCGTTTCTAGCGATTGCCTGTTTAGTTATTTTTGGAATGGTTTTTTCAATTAAATCTACTGATGTGAGTGTTGCAAGCACCTTTTTATTGTCCATGGCAGGTTTTATGCTCTTGTATGAAATATGTAAGCCGCTCAATAATTATCGACGTCTTGTCTTTTATGGTTCAATTCTCGGCCTAGTTCTTTGTGCATACTTCTTTCATTATCTGTTTGCTATTAATTCAATTTCATATCAATGCATCATGTTGGCGGCAGTATTCGCAGTCGCTCAAGAATCAATAATGAGAAATTTAACGATGTTTTTTAGCCGATTCCATTAA